From the genome of Arvicola amphibius chromosome 9, mArvAmp1.2, whole genome shotgun sequence, one region includes:
- the LOC119822320 gene encoding patr class I histocompatibility antigen, B-2 alpha chain-like, whose protein sequence is MAPRALLLLLAAALVLTQTRAGSHSHSLRYFGTAMTQPGHREPRFVAFGFVDDTRFVWFDSDAITPREEPRAPWMEEKRPEYWERQTRIAKANAQIFRENLRTLLRYYNQSEAGYHTIQSMRGCYMGSDGRFLRGYYRTAYDGADHISLNEDLHSWTAANKVALITQRKYEAEHHRAYLKVTCMEWLRSHLEKGRELLQRADPPKTRVTYHPRPEGDITLRCWALGFYPADITLTWQRDGKEQTQDMELVETRPAGDGTFQKWAAVVVPSGEEQRYTCHVYHEGLPEPLTLRWAPPLQHMDPIVGVTAGLVLLGAVVIAVVWRKLPRRKA, encoded by the exons ATGGCGCCGCGCgcgctgctcctgctgctggcgGCCGCCCTGGTCCTGACCCAGACCCGCGCGG GCTCACACTCGCACTCGCTGCGTTATTTCGGCACTGCCATGACCCAACCGGGACACAGGGAACCGCGGTTCGTCGCCTTCGGGTTCGTGGACGACACGCGGTTTGTGTGGTTCGACAGCGATGCGATAACCCCTAGAGAGGAGCCTCGGGCGCCGTGGATGGAGGAGAAACGGCCCGAGTACTGGGAGCGGCAGACTCGGATCGCCAAGGCTAACGCACAGATTTTCCGTGAAAATCTGAGGACCCTGCTGCGCTACTACAACCAGAGCGAAGCAG GGTACCACACCATCCAGTCCATGCGTGGCTGCTATATGGGCAGTGATGGGCGCTTCCTCAGAGGATACTACCGGACGGCCTATGATGGCGCCGACCACATCTCTCTGAACGAGGACCTCCATTCCTGGACTGCTGCAAACAAGGTGGCTTTGATTACCCAGCGCAAATATGAGGCAGAGCACCACAGGGCCTACCTGAAAGTTACATGCATGGAGTGGCTCCGCAGCCAtctggagaagggaagagagttaCTGCAACGTGCAG ATCCCCCAAAGACACGTGTGACCTATCATCCTAGACCTGAAGGCGACATCACCCTGAGGTGCTGGGCCCTGGGCTTCTACCCTGCTGACATCACCCTAACCTggcagagagatgggaaggaacaGACCCAGGACATGGAACTTGTGGAGACCAGGCCTGCAGGGGATGGAACCTTCCAGAAATGGGCAGCTGTGGTGGTGCCTTCTGGGGAGGAGCAGAGATACACATGCCATGTGTACCATGAGGGGCTGCCTGAGCCTCTGACCCTGAGATGGG ctccaCCTCTTCAGCACATGGACCCCATTGTGGGAGTCACTGCTGGCCTGGTTCTCCTTGGAGCTGTGGTCATTGCTGTGGTGTGGAGAAAGTTACCGAGGAGGAAAG CATGA